In Streptomyces sp. NBC_00569, a single genomic region encodes these proteins:
- a CDS encoding DUF6351 family protein, with translation MRRLLTVLAAAVPLMTAAVYLPSAAAEPENSASTTFRCTSTSIPLKAPAGTKIESLTAVSRPTGTVEVPPVSPLPGETIPDVPAHCEVTALVGHPGLGDHAKVKVWLPESGWNGRFQAVGGSAFAAGDYGSALADAVKNGYAVATTDAGVSSYLDVGWALNSKGEINETSLKNFASRSEHEAAVVAKQIVNGVYGRPASYAYFNGCSTGGRQGYAEAQDHPGDYDGILADAPGINWDEFEVATVWPQVVMNEEHTYPTKCELTLATRSAVKACDSLDGAADDTIGDPATCDYDPRRLIGTTLECEGEQVTFTAADAAVIRKIWDGPRTTSGKKLWYGPTVGADLTALAASKTDDDGTSVGAPFLVPAEWVSTFVKKQPSYDVSTAGYSEFQKLFRQSQTEFDDVIGSDDPDLSGFRKSGGKLLTWHGQADQLIPTQGTVDYRERVERKLGGAQRVDGFYRLFLAPGVNHCAGPGNTGPAPADALGALTKWVEQGKAPQTLSASVKDASGRTVTRDLCLYPRVPQYKGDGDVADASSFRCVRPHH, from the coding sequence CGCGGTGCCGCTGATGACAGCAGCGGTGTATCTGCCGTCTGCCGCGGCGGAACCCGAGAATTCCGCCTCCACCACCTTCCGATGCACGTCCACCTCCATCCCCCTCAAGGCTCCGGCCGGCACCAAGATCGAGTCCTTGACCGCGGTGAGCCGGCCAACGGGGACCGTCGAGGTTCCCCCCGTCTCACCGCTGCCCGGGGAGACGATCCCGGACGTGCCTGCCCACTGCGAGGTGACCGCCCTGGTCGGCCACCCGGGGCTCGGCGATCACGCCAAGGTCAAGGTGTGGCTGCCCGAGAGCGGCTGGAACGGCCGGTTCCAGGCGGTCGGTGGCAGTGCCTTCGCGGCCGGCGACTACGGTTCGGCGCTGGCCGACGCCGTCAAGAACGGCTACGCGGTCGCGACCACCGATGCCGGTGTCAGCAGCTACCTCGACGTCGGCTGGGCCCTGAACAGCAAGGGCGAGATCAACGAGACCTCACTGAAGAACTTCGCTTCGCGATCCGAGCACGAGGCCGCGGTCGTCGCCAAGCAGATCGTCAACGGTGTCTACGGCCGGCCCGCTTCGTACGCGTACTTCAACGGCTGCTCCACGGGCGGCCGTCAGGGCTACGCCGAGGCGCAGGACCACCCCGGCGACTACGACGGCATCCTCGCCGACGCGCCCGGTATCAACTGGGACGAGTTCGAGGTCGCCACGGTCTGGCCGCAGGTGGTGATGAACGAGGAGCACACCTACCCCACCAAGTGTGAACTCACCCTGGCGACCCGGTCCGCCGTCAAGGCGTGCGACAGCCTGGACGGCGCCGCGGACGACACCATCGGCGACCCCGCCACGTGCGACTACGACCCGCGCCGCCTGATCGGCACGACGCTCGAGTGCGAGGGCGAGCAGGTCACCTTCACGGCCGCGGACGCCGCCGTGATCCGCAAGATCTGGGACGGTCCGCGCACCACCTCAGGCAAGAAGCTCTGGTACGGCCCCACGGTCGGCGCCGACCTCACGGCGCTGGCCGCCTCCAAGACCGATGACGACGGCACCTCGGTGGGTGCGCCGTTCCTGGTGCCCGCCGAGTGGGTCTCGACGTTCGTCAAGAAGCAGCCCTCCTACGACGTCTCCACCGCCGGCTACAGCGAGTTCCAGAAGCTGTTCCGTCAGTCCCAGACCGAGTTCGACGACGTCATCGGTTCGGACGACCCGGACCTGTCCGGATTCCGAAAGTCCGGTGGCAAGCTCCTGACGTGGCACGGCCAGGCCGACCAGCTGATCCCCACCCAGGGCACGGTGGACTACCGGGAGCGGGTCGAGAGGAAGCTGGGCGGCGCGCAGCGGGTCGACGGCTTCTACCGGCTGTTCCTGGCTCCGGGTGTCAACCACTGTGCCGGTCCCGGCAACACGGGTCCCGCGCCGGCCGACGCGCTCGGCGCGCTGACCAAGTGGGTCGAGCAGGGCAAGGCCCCGCAGACGCTGAGCGCTTCTGTGAAGGACGCCTCGGGCAGGACGGTCACCCGTGACCTGTGCCTCTACCCGCGGGTTCCGCAGTACAAGGGTGACGGCGACGTCGCGGACGCGAGCAGCTTCCGCTGTGTCCGCCCGCACCACTGA
- a CDS encoding prephenate dehydratase yields the protein MTRVAYQGEHASNSATAAQNLFPGCTELPCTSFEQALDAVTLGAADVAVIPVDNSAAGRVADVHHLLPESGLFVIAEYFLAIHFDLVGVPGASLDQVEYVRSHVHALGQCRKVLRTGGWRTLVTDDTAGAAREVAELGDVRHAALAPPAAARHYGLEVLQAGVEDDPDNTTRFVILSRDAVFAPVTGEPTMTSLFFAVRNIPSALYKALGGFASNAVNLTKIESYQMGAGLNPSCFYVEVEGHPDDPGVALALQELRFFSSEVRVLGVYPAHPHRLRERTA from the coding sequence GTGACGAGAGTCGCATACCAGGGCGAACACGCATCCAACTCGGCGACCGCTGCCCAGAACCTGTTCCCCGGATGCACCGAGCTTCCCTGCACGAGTTTCGAGCAGGCGCTGGACGCGGTGACGCTCGGCGCCGCCGACGTGGCGGTGATCCCCGTCGACAACTCGGCCGCCGGACGCGTCGCCGATGTGCACCATCTGCTGCCGGAATCGGGCCTCTTCGTCATCGCCGAGTACTTCCTCGCCATCCACTTCGACCTCGTGGGCGTCCCCGGAGCCTCGCTCGACCAGGTCGAGTACGTCCGCAGTCATGTGCACGCGCTCGGCCAGTGCCGGAAGGTGCTACGCACGGGTGGCTGGCGCACGCTCGTCACCGACGACACGGCGGGGGCGGCCCGTGAGGTGGCGGAGCTGGGCGATGTCAGGCACGCGGCGCTCGCCCCGCCGGCCGCGGCACGACACTACGGTCTGGAGGTACTGCAGGCGGGAGTCGAGGACGACCCGGACAACACCACGCGCTTCGTCATCCTCTCCCGCGACGCGGTCTTCGCCCCGGTCACCGGCGAGCCGACGATGACGAGCCTGTTCTTCGCCGTACGGAACATCCCCAGCGCCCTCTACAAGGCCCTTGGCGGCTTCGCCAGCAACGCGGTGAACCTGACCAAGATCGAGAGCTACCAGATGGGCGCGGGCCTCAACCCCAGCTGCTTCTACGTCGAGGTCGAGGGACACCCCGACGACCCCGGTGTCGCGCTCGCCCTGCAGGAGCTGCGCTTCTTCTCCTCCGAGGTCCGCGTCCTCGGCGTCTACCCGGCGCACCCGCACCGGCTGCGCGAGCGAACCGCCTGA